A portion of the Esox lucius isolate fEsoLuc1 chromosome 20, fEsoLuc1.pri, whole genome shotgun sequence genome contains these proteins:
- the LOC117593502 gene encoding uncharacterized protein LOC117593502: MKEKYPQIGTAVEIHSESLDREGSAGTVDRESSKDLELKAKELWCTLEDDEGRGGGVVRGEFDCHRYQQGDLHLWPSENDQWASPESRNQEAELGSEFFSGFGKAWEEREQLIVGREFWEAEENDELAGSEPHPAILQESKDTCNDETQGQAAYLDIEDESSQKQALAINIHGQQVSQTIDVQQEENIENPDSFDNEDEHHLESDQQVVELENLEVPEQETFVRGMETFTLLSVMGGDSEIQTVSLLENLEGDIAEEEVNQNFNRLKHLSEVQMEEGATIGNNLEKEQHLEGDKHVAPTVKSIHLGVSICITGTPQAEMSRLEETEPSLPIEEADVTCQLVGEGRGEIVYIVNTSKDLSGVPLLSEPVSCPNDLEEAASCVDLSGPRVENFQFSSVDFPSPPPSIDLDMQEDRLHGLDDSFPSPPPSVVELEDDSSLINLYDLKSDFLPGAESNPPMPPTPQTDIPEPPPLPPTTTHSRGISANLTLSPMRPTLPVFLDEIQSQSFLMSNIVSEDDRNNLSQKSTTTLPSFPHSPLNSIPELLISEWKDLDEEPLEDFEKLEQLCCISGDEEETLSDLFLGNLELLESLKKTPEQKAKGSGENDKGDKICGSTTPEVKRRVELKQEADRISESPDWLTRSTPLAVHNDPTGSRLSPQEERHELQGQSSLSPGHSPISKDQRSLSKLPTKNGLMMQVCEERLQFSLSENVKTNVFRGATVSDSVILRPWGDQHLDGSGDTISVKDVGSKEMPDPKPSSEQSQSDATDSELHTMIEQPEVTPPQLLANQAMKAKLARLSLSLSLPPLPLALPLFSSPKGWVWGGRATQRQEWETKGCVHRK; the protein is encoded by the exons ATGAAGGAGAAATATCCTCAGATAGGAACGGCAGTTGAAATCCACAGTGAGTCTCTTGATAGGGAAGGGTCTGCTGGGACAGTGGACAGGGAGTCATCTAAGGATCTGGAGTTGAAGGCTAAAGAGCTGTGGTGCACCCTGGAGGATGacgaggggaggggaggaggagtggtACGAGGGGAGTTTGACTGTCATCGCTACCAGCAGGGCGACCTGCACCTGTGGCCATCAGAGAATGACCAGTGGGCCTCCCCGGAGAGCAGAAATCAGGAAGCAGAACTTGGTTCAGAATTCTTTTCAGGTTTTGGAAAAgcctgggaggagagggaacagCTAATTGTGGGGCGGGAATTCTGGGAGGCTGAGGAGAATGATGAACTGGCTGGGAGCGAGCCTCATCCAGCCATCCTCCAAGAAAGCAAAGATACTTGTAATGATGAAACACAGGGACAGGCAGCCTACCTGGACATCGAAGATGAGTCCTCCCAGAAACAGGCTCTTGCCATTAACATTCATGGCCAACAAGTTTCTCAGACAATAGATGTGCAGCAAGAGGAAAATATTGAAAATCCAGACAGCTTTGACAATGAAGATGAGCACCATCTTGAAAGTGATCAACAAGTGGTTGAGCTTGAAAACCTAGAAGTTCCAGAGCAAGAGACCTTTGTAAGAGGAATGGAGACGTTCACATTACTAAGTGTGATGGGCGGAGACAGTGAAATTCAAACTGTATCTTTACTAGAAAACTTGGAAGGAGACATTGCTGAAGAAGAGGTGAATCAGAACTTCAACAGATTGAAACATCTCAGTGAAGTCCAAATGGAAGAAGGGGCAACGATAGGAAATAATCTAGAGAAAGAACAGCACTTGGAAGGAGACAAACATGTTGCTCCCACAGTAAAGAGTATTCATTTGGGTGTATCTATCTGCATCACTGGAACACCTCAGGCGGAGATGTCAAGATTGGAAGAAACTGAGCCAAGCTTACCAATCGAAGAAGCTGACGTTACTTGCCAGCTTGTTGgggaaggaagaggagagataGTATATATTGTAAATACATCCAAGGATTTGAGCGGTGTACCCCTTCTTTCAGAACCTGTGTCTTGTCCCAATGATTTGGAAGAGGCAGCCTCATGCGTGGACCTGTCCGGTCCACGTGTAGAAAACTTTCAGTTCAGTTCTGTAGACTTTCCTAGCCCTCCTCCTAGCATAGACCTTGACATGCAAGAAGATAGGCTGCACGGTTTGGATGATTCTTTTCCTAGTCCCCCGCCTTCTGTTGTGGAATTAGAGGATGATAGCAGTTTAATAAACCTTTATGATTTAAAGTCTGATTTCCTTCCCGGTGCTGAAAGCAACCCACCAATGCCCCCTACTCCTCAAACTGATATTCCAGAGCCGCCCCCATTACCACCTACCACAACCCACAGTAGAGGGATCTCTGCAAACCTTACCCTTTCACCAATGCGTCCAACCCTTCCAGTATTCTTAGATGAAATCCAGAGCCAGAGCTTCCTCATGTCCAACATTGTGTCAGAGGATGACAGAAATAACCTGTCCCAGAAAAGCACCACCACCCTGCCGTCATTCCCCCATAGTCCCCTCAACTCTATCCCAGAGCTGTTGATCTCTGAGTGGAAGGATTTGGACGAGGAGCCCCTCGAGGATTTTGAGAAACTGGAGCAACTATGCTGCATATCCGGAGATGAGGAAGAAACCCTGAGTGACCTCTTCCTAGGGAATCTGGAGCTGCTGGAGTCTTTAAAGAAGACACCTGAGCAGAAAGCTAAGGGTTCTGGGGAGAATGATAAAGGGGATAAGATATGTGGGAGCACCACCCCTGAGGTGAAGAGGAGGGTGGAACTGAAACAGGAGGCTGACAGAATCTCAGAGAGCCCTGACTGGCTGACCAGGTCGACTCCATTGGCGGTACACAATGACCCAACTGGGTCCAGACTTTCACCTCAGGAGGAGAGACATGAACTGCAGGGCCAGTCATCTCTTTCACCCGGTCATTCTCCTATCTCCAAAGACCAGAGGTCGCTTTCCAAGTTGCCCACGAAGAATGGATTAATGATGCAG GTCTGTGAGGAGAGACTCCAGTTCTCACTCAGTGAGaatgttaaaacaaatgtatttcggGGGGCGACAGTGAGTGATAGCGTCATTCTCCGCCCATGGGGGGACCAGCACTTAGATGGCAGTGGAGACACCATCAGTGTAAAAGATGTTGGAAG cAAAGAGATGCCTGACCCCAAACCCAGTTCAGAACAGAGTCAGTCCGACGCAACTGACAGTGAACTACATACTATGATCGAGCAGCCAGAAGTTACACCCCCTCAGCTTTTGGCCAACCAAGCAATGAAAG CCAAACTGGCTCGCctttccctttccctctccctccctcccttgccTCTTGCTCTACCTCTCTTCTCCAGTCCCAAGGGGTGGGTTTGGGGAGGGAGGGctacacagagacaggagtgGGAGACGAAGGGGTGCGTCCACAGGAAGTGA
- the prpf31 gene encoding U4/U6 small nuclear ribonucleoprotein Prp31 isoform X2, with product MSLADELLADLEEAGDEGEDGLYPEGEGGESDEEAGEGQVERGLEDIPEEMEVDYSGAESVASIAKLRNSKQFSEIMDKIAVYVEKQRKNSEVSGPVEADPEYRLIVAANNLTVEIENELNIIHKFVRDKYSKRFPELESLVPNSLDYVRTVKELGNNLDKCKNNENLQQILTNATIMVVSVTASTTQGTMLAEDELKRLEEACDMALELNQSKHRIYEYVESRMSFIAPNLSVIVGASTAAKIMGIAGGLTNLSKMPACNLMLLGAQKRTLAGFSSTSLLPHTGYIYHCDVVQTLPPDLRRKAARLVAAKCTLASRVDSFHESADGKVGYDLKEEIEKKFDKWQEPPPVKTVKPLPAPLDGQRKKRGGRRYRKMKERLGLTEIRKHANRMTFAEIEDDAYQEDLGFSLGQLGKSGSGRVRQAQVNEATKARISKSLQRKLQKQNMTYGGKSTVGGRSSVRDHSSGTSSSVAFHATAGRIVNPHAAEKKVAEANQKYFSNMAEFLKVKKEGEGK from the exons ATGTCTCTGGCCGATGAGCTCCTGGCTGATCTGGAGGAGGCAGGGGATGAGGGAGAAGATGGGCTGTACCCGGAGGGTGAGGGTGGAGAGAGTGATGAGGAGGCTGGGGAGGGACAGGTAGAGCGGGGTCTGGAGGACATCCCggaggagatggaggtggaCTACAGTGGAGCTGAAAGTGTGGCATCCATCGCTAAACTACGCAACAGCAAACAG TTTTCAGAGATCATGGACAAAATTGCTGTCTATGTTGAGAAGCAGCGCAAGAACTCAGAAG TCTCCGGTCCAGTGGAGGCAGACCCAGAATACCGGCTGATTGTTGCTGCTAATAATCTCACAGTAGAGATTGAAAATGAACTGA ACATAATTCACAAGTTTGTCCGGGACAAGTATTCCAAAAGGTTCCCTGAACTCGAATCCCTGGTGCCTAACTCTCTGGATTATGTCCGCACTGTCAAG GAGTTGGGAAACAACCTGGACAAGTGTAAGAACAATGAGAATCTGCAGCAGATTCTGACCAATGCCACCATCATGGTGGTCAGTGTAACAGCCTCCACCACACAGGG GACAATGCTGGCTGAAGATGAACTGAAGAGGTTGGAGGAGGCATGTGATATGGCGCTAGAGCTTAACCAATCAAAACACAGGATCTATGAGTATGTAGAGTCCAGGATGTCCTTTATTGCTCCTAATCTTTCAGTCATCGTTGGGGCCTCAACTGCAGCCAAGATCATGG GTATTGCCGGGGGCCTGACCAACCTATCGAAGATGCCAGCCTGTAACCTGATGTTGCTGGGAGCCCAGAAAAGGACCCTGGCGGGGTTCAGCAGCACCTCACTGCTCCCACACACTGGCTACATCTACCACTGTGACGTGGTCCAGACCCTACCCCCG GATTTGCGAAGGAAGGCTGCTCGTCTGGTGGCCGCCAAGTGCACGCTGGCATCCCGAGTAGACAGTTTCCATGAGAGTGCAGATGGCAAG GTTGGCTATGACCTGAAGGAGGAGATTGAGAAGAAGTTTGATAAATGGCAGGAGCCTCCACCGGTCAAGACAGTCAAACCCCTGCCAGCCCCATtggatggacagagaaagaagagaggaggaaggag GTATCGTAAGATGAAGGAGCGTCTAGGTCTGACTGAAATCAGGAAACATGCCAACAGGATGACCTTTGCAGAG ATTGAGGACGATGCGTACCAAGAGGACCTGGGTTTCAGTCTGGGCCAGCTGGGGAAGTCTGGCAGTGGGCGTGTTCGTCAGGCTCAGGTCAACGAGGCCACCAAGGCCAGAATATCCAAGTCTTTGCAGAGGAAACTGCAGAAGCAGAACATGACGTATGGAGGGAAGTCCACAGTCGGAGGGAGGTCGTCAGTCAGAGACCACTCCTCAGGAACCAGTTCCAGCGTAGCGTTTCACGCCACTGCAGGTAG AATCGTCAACCCACATGCagcagagaaaaaggtggctgAGGCCAACCAGAAATACTTCTCCAACATGGCAGAGTTCCTCAAGGTCaagaaggagggggagggaaagtGA
- the prpf31 gene encoding U4/U6 small nuclear ribonucleoprotein Prp31 isoform X1, producing MSLADELLADLEEAGDEGEDGLYPEGEGGESDEEAGEGQVERGLEDIPEEMEVDYSGAESVASIAKLRNSKQFSEIMDKIAVYVEKQRKNSEVSGPVEADPEYRLIVAANNLTVEIENELNIIHKFVRDKYSKRFPELESLVPNSLDYVRTVKELGNNLDKCKNNENLQQILTNATIMVVSVTASTTQGTMLAEDELKRLEEACDMALELNQSKHRIYEYVESRMSFIAPNLSVIVGASTAAKIMGIAGGLTNLSKMPACNLMLLGAQKRTLAGFSSTSLLPHTGYIYHCDVVQTLPPDLRRKAARLVAAKCTLASRVDSFHESADGKVGYDLKEEIEKKFDKWQEPPPVKTVKPLPAPLDGQRKKRGGRRYRKMKERLGLTEIRKHANRMTFAEIEDDAYQEDLGFSLGQLGKSGSGRVRQAQVNEATKARISKSLQRKLQKQNMTYGGKSTVGGRSSVRDHSSGTSSSVAFHATAGTGESSTHMQQRKRWLRPTRNTSPTWQSSSRSRRRGRESEQLDYNSSYTSTFIVIQRNQLVYQCDGPDVKVPQTDCKRTHCIQSLTRGNGSAPAREM from the exons ATGTCTCTGGCCGATGAGCTCCTGGCTGATCTGGAGGAGGCAGGGGATGAGGGAGAAGATGGGCTGTACCCGGAGGGTGAGGGTGGAGAGAGTGATGAGGAGGCTGGGGAGGGACAGGTAGAGCGGGGTCTGGAGGACATCCCggaggagatggaggtggaCTACAGTGGAGCTGAAAGTGTGGCATCCATCGCTAAACTACGCAACAGCAAACAG TTTTCAGAGATCATGGACAAAATTGCTGTCTATGTTGAGAAGCAGCGCAAGAACTCAGAAG TCTCCGGTCCAGTGGAGGCAGACCCAGAATACCGGCTGATTGTTGCTGCTAATAATCTCACAGTAGAGATTGAAAATGAACTGA ACATAATTCACAAGTTTGTCCGGGACAAGTATTCCAAAAGGTTCCCTGAACTCGAATCCCTGGTGCCTAACTCTCTGGATTATGTCCGCACTGTCAAG GAGTTGGGAAACAACCTGGACAAGTGTAAGAACAATGAGAATCTGCAGCAGATTCTGACCAATGCCACCATCATGGTGGTCAGTGTAACAGCCTCCACCACACAGGG GACAATGCTGGCTGAAGATGAACTGAAGAGGTTGGAGGAGGCATGTGATATGGCGCTAGAGCTTAACCAATCAAAACACAGGATCTATGAGTATGTAGAGTCCAGGATGTCCTTTATTGCTCCTAATCTTTCAGTCATCGTTGGGGCCTCAACTGCAGCCAAGATCATGG GTATTGCCGGGGGCCTGACCAACCTATCGAAGATGCCAGCCTGTAACCTGATGTTGCTGGGAGCCCAGAAAAGGACCCTGGCGGGGTTCAGCAGCACCTCACTGCTCCCACACACTGGCTACATCTACCACTGTGACGTGGTCCAGACCCTACCCCCG GATTTGCGAAGGAAGGCTGCTCGTCTGGTGGCCGCCAAGTGCACGCTGGCATCCCGAGTAGACAGTTTCCATGAGAGTGCAGATGGCAAG GTTGGCTATGACCTGAAGGAGGAGATTGAGAAGAAGTTTGATAAATGGCAGGAGCCTCCACCGGTCAAGACAGTCAAACCCCTGCCAGCCCCATtggatggacagagaaagaagagaggaggaaggag GTATCGTAAGATGAAGGAGCGTCTAGGTCTGACTGAAATCAGGAAACATGCCAACAGGATGACCTTTGCAGAG ATTGAGGACGATGCGTACCAAGAGGACCTGGGTTTCAGTCTGGGCCAGCTGGGGAAGTCTGGCAGTGGGCGTGTTCGTCAGGCTCAGGTCAACGAGGCCACCAAGGCCAGAATATCCAAGTCTTTGCAGAGGAAACTGCAGAAGCAGAACATGACGTATGGAGGGAAGTCCACAGTCGGAGGGAGGTCGTCAGTCAGAGACCACTCCTCAGGAACCAGTTCCAGCGTAGCGTTTCACGCCACTGCAG GGACTGGAGAATCGTCAACCCACATGCagcagagaaaaaggtggctgAGGCCAACCAGAAATACTTCTCCAACATGGCAGAGTTCCTCAAGGTCaagaaggagggggagggaaagtGAACAACTGGACTACAATTCATCATACACATCCACATTTATAGTCATACAGAGAAACCAACTTGTATATCAATGTGATGGTCCTGATGTAAAAGTACCTCAAACTGACTGTAAAAGGACTCATTGCATCCAGTCACTAACCAGGGGGAATGGATCTGCCCCAGCTAGGGAAATGTGA